From one Plasmodium malariae genome assembly, chromosome: 12 genomic stretch:
- the PmUG01_12055200 gene encoding conserved Plasmodium protein, unknown function: MNRARFFLLFLLIVLLHKITDTKCSGKGEPSSQDPRLTQTKVESTENNMPSIFSLFSAKPKDVQKNVNFFLEENRNLWLRRTLNNEKSRNMRRTFADFQELRQNDILRFNELMVIQNEQINMLKNVILSIKEIKE, encoded by the exons ATGAATAGAGCAAGATTCTTTTTACTGTTTTTACTAATTGTATTACTGCACAAAATTACGGATACAAAATGCTCAGGGAAGGGTGAACCTTCATCTCAAGACCCGAGACTGACTCAAACGAAA GTAGAAAGTACTGAAAATAATATGCCTAGtatttttagtttattttcCGCAAAACCAAAAGACgtacaaaaaaatgttaacttttttttgGAGGAGAACagaaat TTATGGCTACGTCGCACACTGAACAATGAAA AGAGCAGAAACATGAGGAGGACTTTCGCTGACTTTCAAGAATTAAGACAAAACGATATATTACGGTTTAACGAATTAATGGTCATACAAAATGAGCAAATAAATATgctaaaaaatgttatattgtCTATTAAGGAAATTAAAGAATGA